The genomic window TTCGTATTTGCGGATTAAGCCCTTATGAACCTTGCGAAAGGCTTTGAATTGTTGTGGAAGAAGTTTGATCATTACCTTGTctcccacttgatagcttgcatgcctcctcttcttatctgcccatttcttcatcctcttggcagctttgtcgaggtaagaacgagtgacatctgcttgttcttcccatgacttaatcatatgataagctccagggctcttccctgagtaagaggaagaaagagagtgaGCAATGTTTAGGAGTTTTGTCCAATCCTTCTGATTAGCGCTTACAAAATGCCTCAAGTAACACTCAAGTAAGGCATTCACTCTCTCAGTCTGCCCATCGGTTTGAGGATGGAAGCTTGTTGAGAAATGAAGCTCCAACCCAAGGAGTTTGAACAGCTCTGTCCATAGTCGTCCTGTGAAACGTGGATCTCGATCACTAATGATGCTCTTAAGCAATCCCCAGTACTTCAccacattcttgaagaatagTCGTGCTGCTTCCTCTGCAGTGCAGTCAGTAGGGACAGGTATAAAGGTAGCATACTTCGAAAATCGATCCACTACCACGAGAATAGATCCAAACCCCTCGGACTTCGGTAAGGCAGAGATGAAATCTAGAGAGACACTTTTCCATGGTCGCTCTGATGGAGGCAGAGGTTCCAACAACCCGCTTGGtgtcttgttttcaattttatcttgttggcacacaagacaagtcttcacatagctctccacttcatctcacatttgaggccaataataagaagattcaaTGAGTGCCAAGGTCCTTCGCTGACCTTGGTGACCAGCCCACTTGGTGTCGTGGCATTTTCTCACtaattttcttcttagattttCCCATTTAGGGACGTATAGTCTTCTCCCTTTAGTGTAGAGAAGGTCGTTTTCTAACCAAAATCTTTTGGTCTTACCTTCTCTAGCCAACTCCACCAACTTCTTGGCTAATGGATCGTGATGCAACCCTTCCTTGATGATATGCATAATATCTCCTTCAATCATAGAAATGGCTGCTAACTCAGCCTTGCGACTCAGCGCATCTGCTACCACATTAGTCTTTCCTGACTTGTATTCGAATTCAAAGTCAAACTCAACCAAGAAGTCTTGCCACCTAGCTTGTTTGGGGCTTAACTTCTTTTGagtttggaagtagcttgtaGCCACATTGTCTGTCTTGACGATGAAGTGTGAAACAAGCAAGTAGTGACGCCAAGTTCTCAGACAATGCACCACCGCGGTCATCTCCTTCTCTTGGACAGTGTATCGCCTCTTTGTATCATTCAACTTGTGATTCTCAAAGGCAATAGGATGTCCTTCTTGCATCAAAACTCCTCCAATAGCGTAGTCAGAAACATTAGTGTGGACTTCAAACACCTTTGAGTAGTCGGGTAGCGCTAGTACTGGTCCTTCTGTGATAGCAGCCTTCAACTCATCAAAAGCCTTTTAACACTCCTTTGACCATTCCCAAGAGTGGTTCTTCTTGAGAAGATCAGTTAATGGTGCAGCCTTGGCGGAGTATCCCTTGATAAACCTCCGATAGTAATTAGCCAACCCAAGAAATGACCTCAATTCAGATACCTTGTTTGGAGGTTCCCACTCTTTGATAGCCTTCACTTTTCCTTGATCCATGCAGAGAGTTCTATCTTTAATGATGTGTCCCAAGAAGTGGACTTCGTCCCTTGCAAAGGAACACTTTTCCTTCTTCACATATAGGTTATTCTCTCGCAAGATCTTGAACATGGTTCGTAAGTGTTCTACATGTTCCTCTAAAGTATTGCTATAGACAACAATGTCATCCAAGTAGACCACTACAAACTGATCAAGGTAAGGTCGAAAAATCTCATTCATCAAGGTACAGAAGGTCGCAGGAGCATTggtcaagccaaaaggcatcaccaACCACTCATACGATCCATACCTCGTGACACACGTGGTCTTAGGTTCATCACCATCGGCAATTCTCACTTGGTGATATCCTGACCTCAAATCTAGCTTTGAGAACCACTTAACTCTACCAAGTTGATCAAACAAACTCACTTGGTATATCCTGACCTCAAATCTAGCTTTGAGAACCACTTAGCTATACCAAGTTGATCAAACAAATCGGCTATCAAAGGAATGGGGTATTTGTTCTTGATGGTTACCTTGTTAAGTGCTCGATAGTCGATGCATAGTCTCAATGAACCATCATGCTTCTTTTGGAACAAGACTGGTGCGCCATAAGGTGCCTTCGATGGATGGATGAACCCAGCATCTAGCAAATCCTTGAGTTGCTTCTTCAACTCATCGAGTTCTGGCGGTGCCATCCTATAAGGTGTTGAGGCGGGCAGCTTTGCTCCTAACTCCAATTCAATCTTGTGGTCCACCTTCCTCCTAGGTGGTAGTTGTTTTGGCGAACAAGTCTGGTGCGCCATAAGGTGCCTTCGATGGACGGATGAACCCAGCATCTAGCAAATCCTTGAGTTGCTTCTTCAACTCATCGAGTTCTGGCGGTGCCATCCTATAAGGTGTTGAGGCGGGCGGCTTTGCTCCTAACTTCAATTCAATCTTGTGGTCTACCTTCCTCCTAGGTGGTAGTTGTTTTGGCAACTCGGGAGGCAtcacatccttattttcttcaaggattTCCTTGATTTTGGGAGGAACGTCTTCTCTTTCGAATGTTGACTCCTCTTGTAATAGAGCCAAATATGTAGCCTCTCCCTTCTTGAACCCTTTCTTGAGTTGCATGGCAGACAGTATCGGTGGTCCGCCAACTTTAGAGACTGTAGGGACCATGCATGGAGACCCTTTCTACATGACGCATACTACGTCGTAGTATGGCATAGGTATTATATTTGCTTTCCTTTACAAATCGAGTCCGATgactattttaaaatcgtccatgGGTGCTACTAAGAAATCCACAAGGCCCTTCCAAGAACCAAGAGTCATCTCAACCCTTTTTGCTACTCCTTTAAGGGGTTCACCCTTGGTATTTACGGGTTTGAACCAGCCATTCTTTTCGGTGATCTTCAACCCAAGCCTCTTTGCTTCATCAGGCGTGATGAAGTTGTGTGTAGCACCAGTGTCGATCATAGCCATGACGGGTTTTTCATTGATAAAGGCTTTGACATACATCAAGCTTTTCTTTTCTGTAGTGCTTGCCTCTTTGCCCTTCACAGCATTCATGTGTTGGATAGATCCAACACACTCAGTTACTTAAGTTTGAGCTTCTCATTCCTCGGCGATAGATGCCAAAGTCCCTAACTTGGGACAATCCTTCATTTGGTGTGGTCCCTTGCACACGAAGCATCCTCCTTTGGACACGAaagcctttttcttttcttcgtaCTCTTTCTTTGAAGAGTATTTTCCTTCCTTCTTGGTTGAGAAACTCTTTCCCTTGTCTCCCCCACCTTTAGTAGAACTAGGCTTGGAGGATGACTTGGGTTTAGAGTCTCCCCTATNNNNNNNNNNNNNNNNNNNNNNNNNNNNNNNNNNNNNNNNNNNNNNNNNNNNNNNNNNNNNNNNNNNNNNNNNNNNNNNNNNNNNNNNNNNNNNNNNNNNNNNNGAGAGTAGTGAACTCCTTTACGTAGTCGCTAATCGTACTCTTGTGCTTCAACTCCCTCAACTTCTTCCTTGCTTCATAAACCACATTCTCAGGGAAGAATTGTCTTTTCAACTCCCTTTTGAAATCTTCCCATGTGGCTATGTTGCAAGTACCCTTTTCCATATCTACGCACTTTTTCCTTCACTACAAAGTAGCATTATTAGAAAGGTAGAGAGCTGCAGTGCGTACCTTTATTGCTTCTTCGACCACCCTTTGGCCTTCGAAGTACCTCTCCATTTGCCATAGGAAGTTCTCCACCTCGCGAGCATCCCTTACGCCCTTGAACTCCTTTGGCTTGgggagatcaatctttgtcgtctcccttataatggttggtcgagattttgcctcttcgaaccaaactcgaacttcctcaaataactttaaggaattctcaagcttctcttcgatttggagcatgctttctttgaaagcatctAGTTCTCCTAACACGTGAGCCTCGAGGGTCTCCTTATCATGTTCTATCCTTTGGAAACGctcatccatagaggatagaacatTCTCCAACACAGAAACTCTCTCTTCTAGGAAGTTAGAGTCCTTACCTCTAGGCTCACTTGAAGAACGGACCTTCTTGCCTCCCCATTAAGAAGGAATAGCATTACTTCCCCTTTGAGACTCAATATGCTCCATGGTGATACTAGAAGCCATACCCACAAATCACTTGTGCTCCCTCTCGAACCAGGCTCTGATACCAAAATTGTCACGgtcttggacacactccaacgctaccgtgccgacactcggacttactcaacctcttgagttaagaccaagtcagcctaaccctcaatacttagcaagaaagctaagaatacaagagaacacaagagaaaagaagttttggtggaagaacactattgctcaagtgtggttacaaatgattcatacacacccaaactctaactctcacccctatttatagccatccacctcctcaatggatggttatgattaaatctaatcaacggtccagaTTAATCATCCAGAACCTTATTTACAAGAGTGAATACCCCatccggcccctgacaattatctcgaaaggacaacgaggcccccaagaaaaaaaaacacccaatccggcccctgataattttttttgggacagattagcccctgtgccaaaaaaaataacattaattttttttttggcacaggggcctcgttgtcctttcgaagtaattaTCAGGGGCCGggttgagttttttttttgttaggggCCGGATTGAGgttttttttgtcaggggcctcgttgtctttcgaggtaattgtcagggctGATTTGGGTTTTATTCTATTTAGgaatatctatcctaccacaactcTTTACatgtttctagattattccataccactctttatacttctatatacatctacactcttctagaatactctatgacctttcagagtcttctagaaccttctagggtattctaggaccttctaggacattctaaAATGTTCCGGAACCACCTAGAGTATTCTCAAACACTCCAAAAAATTATACAAACACAGTTAAatttaaccttctaaaatttaccgtgacaatGAAAACATACACTagttaatataataaattttgaaatataaattaagtcaattataattttaagattttagtttcaattcaaattttaaaaattaaattgaatattaACTTTACCCGACCAAAAATTTTCCTGTGTAGTGGTGCGACCAAGGTAGACAGAATCGCCGGAATCGAGAGTCTGCCGGCGAGCCACGTCTGCGGAAGAAGGCTTGCTCAAAAGATTGTTTACCGTGGACCAGTGCAAACCCGATCCGAATTCAGACCCAATCGGTGGAGAAGAATTAACCCTAGCCTCCCTAGGTTACTTGCTCCATTTTCGTCTCTCTCGGTCTCTACCCTCTCTTCTCCTTTCGCCGTCGCCGGAGATCGTCGCTTCGGTGCTCTGGCTGAGGCACCAGTGCAGCCGGTGCTCCCTCTTCCTCTGGTACTTTGCTCTGCAGTGGCACCGTGCCTCTTTCTCTCCAAATCGTCGCCGACTCGCTCCTTCTCTCTCCACCCTGTTGCTTCCGCCACGTCGGTTAAGGTAGGTTTTTTTCTGCTATGCTTCTTCCTATTTCTACTGATTCTGCTCTGTTATTCTTGGGGTGGATACAATAGTGATGGTGTTATAGTGCAATCAGTTCTTGCTTCTTGTGATGTTTATAGTGATTTGGTGTTTAAGGTTAGGTTTGTGCTTTCTGATTCTTCTTGTCACTGCTCTGCCTGTTCCCTTTCTGATTTCGTGTACAAGAGTCTTTGAGTAATCTTTCATTTTTCTgtaaattttgttttcattttcttcttgtttCCCAATTTGTCTGTTCATTGTTAATAGATTGTAATAATGTTGAGCTCCATTCAGCTCTTGATGCTGcattgcttcaaaaatcaatcaatatatatagactccatttttttcttctcttcgtattattattttttggtccAAAGACTCAAAATATTTATTGAATATACTTGAATAATCACGGTGAAACTTATACTATTGTTGTCTTAGAGGAGTAGAAAATGATCATCATCTTTCATCatcttttaatttattatcaacacttgtaaattgtaattgaaattaatttcATGTTgtcaaatttatatatatatttgaagaGTAATGTTTACGTTCCCTATTAAAAACTACGAGTTCACTACCTTGAATGCGACTTTATCTCTCCCCGCCTTGAGACATTGGTGAAGCTGCGGGTTAGGCAGTTCAAGATACCTGCAGCCTTGGCTCTCTTTGGCTCTTACTCTAACTGGCAGCACTCCCTCACTCTCTCTTATTGTCATTGGCAACCTTATGTTCCGGTTATTTTTAGGGCTTTGTCGTTGATGAGTATAGAGTATTAAATCTAGGGATTTCTTGTTACTTGTGTTTTTcctcatcttttttatttttttatttttttttatgaggaTGATAATTTCACCTTGGTGAACCCACAACATGTATATCATCAGCAGAAGTTTAAGAATACATCTACTAGTAAGCTAAAATATCCTTAATTGATGTTTGTTAGCATCTTTTTACATCATTATGTCCATTAGGTTCTCTGTGATCTAAACTTCTATTTTTGTTCatcccttgattcaaattcaGGATCCAACACCTTACACTTTTACAGTTTTACTTACCATTAACTTTTGTTGGCAAAGTTTTGCTTCCTCTCTTCGTTTgaaatttcatttcttttaagGAAAATTGTGGTGTACACATCAGTGCCTGTGCAATGCATAGTTTGTTATCATAAAATACCTCTGTGCATCACCGTGATCCACAAaattttcttcaattctcaattaGAGTTTCGTTTCTGTTCATTCTTGCAGCTAGTTGTTCGGGTAAAAAGGGATGATCTACACTGCAATTGACACATTCTATCTGACAGATGAGCAGCTACAGAATTCACCATCCAGAAAAGATGGCATAGATGAAGCCACTGAGACCACCCTTAGAATCTATGGCTGTGATCTCATTCAAGAAAGTGGCATCTTGCTTCGGTTGTATCCTTTTAGTTATTGTTCTCATGAATATTCctatttactattttaattttctgcatattaGTATTGATTGATTTCTTGTGTTCTGCCTAATCTTAAATTATGTATTTGATTTGGATGGATTTTCCCTTAATTGTTTGGTAGACCACAAGCAGTCATGGCCACTGGGCAGGTTTTGTTTCATCGCTTCTATTGCAAGAAGTCATTTGCAAGGTTCAATGTGAAGGTCAATATTTTCTTACTGACTTACTGTATATGTTATCTGCTGTTTTTGCTCTCTCTATGTGCTTCCTGATTTgaattgataatgataatgatgtcTATTTTCTGCAGAAAGTGGCTGCAAGCTGTGTGTGGCTTGCTTCAAAACTGGAGGAAAGCCCTAGAAAAGCAAGACAAGTAATCATAGTTTTTCACAGAATGGAATGCAGGAGGGAGAACTTGCCAATTGAGCATTTAGACTTGTATTCCAAGGTCAGAAGCCTTCTGTACCTCCAGTAAACTGATTCAATCATATGATGTGTGTATAATATCTCAGTAATTTCTTGTTATTTGAATACATTGTTTTCCATGTTTATGAACAGAAATATGTTGATTTAAAGATGGAGTTGAGTAGAACGGAGAGACATATTTTGAAAGAAATGGGGTTCATTTGTCATGTTGAGCATCCTCATAAATTCATATCAAATTACCTTGCTACTCTTGAAACACCGCCAGAATTGAGGCAAGAAGCTTGGAATCTAGCTAATGATAGGTAAATAATTGCTGATTGTGTACTTGTCTATGTGAACATACATATGTATGTCTCACTTCCATGCTATTAACCACGCTTTCTTAGTAACACGAGTTTCAATTTTGAAATGTCTGCATCTAGTTCTAGTATAGCTCcactttaaatatttttttatgatgatTTGTACCATTGTACTGGACTACTGGTATGCCCTTTACGACTTATAATAGAGATATGGATCTTAGACAGATTTGCTTGACGGTTTTTGGTGAAAACAAGTTATTTTGAAAATGTAAATATGTTTTGACGAATATTTTGTCTAGGCAGGGGAATAGATTTGGCTAAACTTTATTAGGATTTAGCATATGAAGTTCCAAGGTTCTTTTTAAGCTGTTGAACCTGTTCAGCAAGTGCCGTACTTTCTAGGCTGAAGATATGGGTAAGTATGATTGTAAGACATGTGAAAGCGTCACTGGATATTCATGGTTTTCATTTTGCCGTTAGACCTGTTGAACATGATGCTTCTGAACTCGCAAAATTTTGTGTCATAAACATTAGAAACATTTGATTCAAGCATCTGGATTAGAGTAGAAGTATTGCTCACTCATCAGTTGTTTATCTTTGCTAGTATCTTCTATTATGGTTTGTATTAAACATCTTTTATTAGAACTATATGGTgattatttcttttaattaattttagcgttcaattgctttctgttttcttgtGCAGTTTGCGCACTACATTGTGTGTTCGATTTAAGAGTGAGGTCGTCGCTTGTGGTGTTGTGTATGCTGCTGCTCGTAGGTTCCAAGTACCCCTTCCGGAGAATCCACCATGGTGGAAAGCATTTGATGCAGAGAAGTCTGGGATAGACGAAGTGTGCAGGGTTCTGGCTCACCTTTATAGCCTACCTAAGGCACAATACACACCAGTCTCCAAAGATGGGGACTCATTTACATTCTCCAACAAATCCATAGAATCAAAGTCTCAGTCAACCCCTAAGGTGATGCCTGCTATTTTGGTTTTTGGTTTTTCCACATTTAGTATTTGCCTTTGTAGAGTGCAGTATCAGCGTCAGTTCAGTTCTCACTTCTCAGTTATAAGATCGATAATTTGCCGTGTGGATTTCGTAAAGCCAGTATCATTTGCAATACGACTAAAGTTTTGATccaacaatttttttaattactgCCAACTTGCAGGATGTTCCGCAAAGTAGCCCGTTAGGTGATGCTGACACTGCAGTTCCAAAGGGAGCTACTGGGGAAGCCGATATTGAATCGGTTGGAGTTGCATTGGTTAAGCAAATTGATAAGCCGAGGGAATCCAAGAAATCCGATGATGAATCCAAGAGTGCAGCAACAGATGGAGGAGCAAGAGATGAACTCACGGTGAAGTCCAAGTCTGACCGTAAAATGGAGGCCAGTGGGGATATTCGCCGGGACAGAGACAGAGACAGGGAGAGGGACAGGGACAGGGACAGGGACAGGGATAGGGACAGAGNNNNNNNNNNNNNNNNNNNNNNNNNNNNNNNNNNNNNNNNNNNNNNNNNNNNNNNNNNNNNNNNNNNNNNNNNNNNNNNNNNNNNNNNNNNNNNNNNNNNNNNNNNNNNNNNNNNNNNNNNNNNNNNNNNNNNNNNNNNNNNNNNNNNNNNNNNNNNNNNNNNNNNNNNNNNNNNNNNNNNNNNNNNNNNNNNNNNNNNNNNNNNNNNNNNNNNNNNNNNNNNNNNNNNNNNNNNNNNNNNNNNNNNNNNNATTCTGACAGAGAACGCGAACGAGAGGAGATTGAGAGGGACAAACACAAAGATCGTCGTCGATCCAGGGAGAGATCAAAGGAAACGggtatttttatagtttttacttttgtcttgaatcttattttattttattttgggcaCTTAGAATAGATAATTTCTTGTATTAAATGCAGGACATTCAGAGAAGTCAAAACACCATTCATCACGTGGTATGATTATGAATCTGCatgagtttatttatttatttttattttattttttgggcTTAGCGATAAATCCCGCCTTTGATGCGGCGGTGGCGTCGTCGTCATCAtcattatgattattattattattattattattattttcagatCGCGACTATCATGGTTCCTCCTACTCTTCAAGGGAGAAAGATCGTCATAGACATCACTGACACTACTTGGAAAAATTTTCAAGATGTACCTGCCTTTGTTGTCTATCCATCCTTGCTAATTTGCTTGTAACAAATTTTATTACCAGTACATATTTTAATATCCAAAActgcttattttgttattttcattgactttgattaattagtaattatactcaaaataaaaaacacaCCACTAAATAGAAAGTAGGGAGTGGATGCTGTTATTCCAATTTTGATAATATTACTCACATACTTGTTTAATACTATGGTGGTTAATTGTTCTGCCGAAAATGTGATTAATATACGGGTAAGATTGATGATATTGTGTCTGATTTTTTAACCATCTATCTGGGTAAGATTTTGAAATAGTGGATATTTAGGCTCATAAATTGAGATTAgttataattcctttcttaaaTGACACCTATTAGGCTATTACCATGCTACCAAGTCCTTGTAGGAAGGTTTATAAGCATGGATAGCATCAGGGCAAGACAATATGAAGTGCTTTTCATTATTGTTGGTACACGCATCATCGTGACAATATACAGCAACCTTAGGGTATTCATTATCATTAACTAATTTGCCAGGGAATTCAGATAACACTAAATGGTCATGCCAAAAACATGACCTCTATTTGTGCTCCAATGTCATATCCAAAGAGGCATGCTAAGAGGAGGTCTGATAATGATTATCAACGagttacttcttataaaataaaaatatgtataaGGTGATTTTTTTGTTTGGTTTGCTTCTAGATAAATATGTATTATGTATtccaatataaaatataaagatgTCTAAAAGTAGGATAGTATAATAAAAGGTGAGAATTTTTCGAACCAATACACCGAAGGTATTTGTCCAAATGGTGCATGATCgaaaaactaaaaagaatctaaaagaaaaaagaataataagaCGAATTGAAAGAAACTAAGAATTTGCTTTATGGAGACAACGAtctaaaataagaattttttggATTTCACACAGTAATTTACAAAATTTGCAAGAATGGTAAATAACATTAAAGTAGAACGTTTAAAAACTAAATGATTACGAGTTTTTCAGCAATTCTAATAAATAATGGTAAACAATTGAAGATTTCAATCAGTATTTTTTTAACGGATTAAATATCTCTGTTGATGCAGGATTGTGATACTGTATTTTTCACAAATAATAtggtaatataataatattcccaGGCTTACCGAAAGAATATTCTTAAGATATTTTGTTttcaccaaaattttttaaacaaCCAATGCAAGTTGAGTTGTGACTAGGACTAGATATTTTTTTCCCCTTCAAATAGTGTAGCCATTTTAATagcaattttctttttatataataaatacagAAAAGAATATCAAAGGAGCTtattctttgttaattaaatattgATGATTGATCTTTCATTCAgcattgaaaataaaattttgaatcaGTTGTCTATTATCTTATTTGTTGATATCCaattcttaaaaaaaatcataaaaaattaattaaaattggaTGAAAATTGTCAATTAGACTATCGAATTTTATAACTTTGAATCACGTCAGTCTTAAACTTTTTGCTTCATATGAATGTGAGTTAGAATACATAATCACATTTACATttacaagaaaaaaataattaaacaaaaaattaaaacagTCAAGAAACGTATTTTTCATGTTTCAAATACTAAATCAAATTGACGTCATTAACAAAATGCTAATAGTGACGTGCGTTGTTCTTAGAATGGTAATGACAGATCTTTTTTAAAGCGGAAAAAGTAACTGAAATAGGTTGGAGTTGAGTATCAGAGCAACTCCAACGACCAAAAATTGAGGCCTTATTTCTTACAAAAGCAGGACCAATCATGGGAGAAGGAGAAAAGAGTCTCTTGGTGCTTTTTAAGAGGAGAGTAGGACGGTACATAGTTTgattaattcaaaaattaaatttgtttttGGGTTAGTCAAAAATATAATTTGGTTAATCAATcaaattgattttatataataaaattagttattaaccgattcgaaaatttaaaaattagtttttaactggttataaaaataaaaatcacttttaaaaaataatcgattttttaaaaaatcggtttttacatagaaaaattagatttttcaaaaaaaaaaaaaactggtttgtacaaaaaaattgaataaccaatttaaaca from Arachis ipaensis cultivar K30076 chromosome B09, Araip1.1, whole genome shotgun sequence includes these protein-coding regions:
- the LOC107618716 gene encoding cyclin-L1-1, translated to MIYTAIDTFYLTDEQLQNSPSRKDGIDEATETTLRIYGCDLIQESGILLRLPQAVMATGQVLFHRFYCKKSFARFNVKKVAASCVWLASKLEESPRKARQVIIVFHRMECRRENLPIEHLDLYSKKYVDLKMELSRTERHILKEMGFICHVEHPHKFISNYLATLETPPELRQEAWNLANDSLRTTLCVRFKSEVVACGVVYAAARRFQVPLPENPPWWKAFDAEKSGIDEVCRVLAHLYSLPKAQYTPVSKDGDSFTFSNKSIESKSQSTPKDVPQSSPLGDADTAVPKGATGEADIESVGVALVKQIDKPRESKKSDDESKSAATDGGARDELTVKSKSDRKMEASGDIRRDRDRDRERDRDRDRDRDRDRXXXXXXXXXXXSDREREREEIERDKHKDRRRSRERSKETGHSEKSKHHSSRDRDYHGSSYSSREKDRHRHH